Proteins encoded within one genomic window of Oceanococcus sp. HetDA_MAG_MS8:
- the dtd gene encoding D-tyrosyl-tRNA(Tyr) deacylase: MRLVLQRVTHAQLRIDHQIIHHMQQGLVVLVGVAPTDGENLIPVALEKISTLRIFADAAGKTNLSLLDIQGGLLLVPNFTLYADARRGRRPSFTAAAPPAQAAPLFDALCERSKTLPLRVGCGVFGADMQVELENDGPFTLVIDL; this comes from the coding sequence ATGCGTCTAGTCCTGCAACGCGTGACGCACGCACAGCTACGAATCGATCATCAGATCATCCACCACATGCAGCAGGGTTTGGTCGTGCTTGTGGGGGTGGCTCCTACGGATGGGGAGAATCTGATTCCCGTAGCTCTGGAGAAAATCTCTACCCTGCGCATATTTGCGGATGCGGCGGGCAAAACGAACCTGTCACTATTGGATATTCAGGGCGGGCTGCTCTTGGTGCCCAACTTCACGCTCTACGCGGATGCGAGGCGCGGCCGTCGTCCCAGCTTCACCGCTGCTGCTCCTCCGGCCCAGGCCGCTCCCTTGTTTGATGCATTATGCGAGCGCTCTAAAACGCTGCCACTGCGGGTCGGCTGCGGAGTATTTGGGGCAGATATGCAGGTGGAACTAGAGAACGACGGCCCGTTTACCTTGGTTATCGATTTATGA
- the hisB gene encoding imidazoleglycerol-phosphate dehydratase HisB, with the protein MTARQAQVSRHTSETQIDIAINLDGDGSREIATGVPFLDHMLDQIARHGLINLQIKAVGDLEIDDHHTVEDTGITLGQAFAKAWGDKRGLTRYGAATIPLDEALSSVVVDLSGRPGLFMEVEWPRARIGNFDVDLLREFFQGFVNHAAVTVHIDNLKGINAHHVAETIFKAFGRALRQAVTPDPRQRDAIPSTKGSL; encoded by the coding sequence ATGACTGCCCGTCAGGCGCAGGTCTCGCGCCACACCAGCGAGACACAAATCGACATTGCGATCAATTTAGATGGCGACGGTAGTCGCGAGATAGCCACGGGTGTGCCCTTCTTGGATCATATGTTGGATCAGATTGCCCGGCATGGTCTGATTAACTTGCAGATCAAAGCCGTCGGCGATCTAGAGATTGATGATCACCATACTGTAGAAGATACGGGAATCACTCTAGGGCAGGCTTTTGCTAAGGCCTGGGGCGACAAGCGCGGCTTGACTCGTTACGGCGCCGCGACCATTCCTTTGGACGAGGCCTTATCGAGCGTCGTGGTGGATTTGTCGGGGCGGCCCGGTTTATTTATGGAAGTGGAATGGCCGCGGGCGCGGATTGGAAACTTTGATGTGGACTTGCTGCGTGAGTTCTTTCAAGGTTTCGTCAACCACGCTGCCGTCACTGTGCATATTGATAACCTGAAAGGCATCAACGCCCACCACGTGGCCGAAACCATCTTTAAGGCCTTCGGCCGCGCCCTGCGGCAAGCTGTCACGCCGGACCCACGTCAGCGTGATGCCATCCCCTCCACTAAGGGCAGTTTGTAG
- the hisH gene encoding imidazole glycerol phosphate synthase subunit HisH gives MATIGIIDYGMGNLHSLTRALERVAPDRRVELSYDPDRLAKADRLVLPGVGGVRHCMAELERLELTDFVRERLGEVPLMGICLGMQVLLEYSEENNGVDALGVFPGRVCRFPEPPPLAPGQEFRRKVPHMGWNRVHFEREHPLLRGIDQDSWFYFVHSYFARPRYEEHVLGNTEYGDRFCSVLIRDRVFATQFHPEKSGRAGLQMLVNFVNWDGDA, from the coding sequence ATGGCCACTATCGGCATCATCGACTACGGAATGGGTAACCTCCACTCGTTAACACGTGCTTTGGAGCGTGTTGCTCCTGATCGGCGCGTGGAGTTGAGCTACGACCCCGACCGCCTGGCCAAGGCGGATCGCTTGGTCCTCCCCGGTGTTGGTGGTGTACGCCATTGCATGGCCGAGCTGGAGCGCTTAGAGCTCACCGATTTTGTCCGCGAGCGGCTAGGCGAAGTTCCCTTAATGGGAATTTGCCTGGGTATGCAGGTGCTCTTGGAGTACAGCGAAGAAAACAATGGTGTCGACGCTCTTGGTGTGTTTCCAGGGCGTGTTTGCCGTTTTCCCGAGCCGCCACCGCTTGCACCTGGGCAGGAATTCCGACGCAAGGTTCCGCACATGGGTTGGAATCGGGTTCATTTCGAGCGCGAACACCCTTTGCTGCGCGGTATTGATCAGGACAGCTGGTTTTATTTCGTGCACAGCTACTTTGCGCGCCCCCGGTACGAAGAACATGTACTCGGGAACACCGAATACGGCGACCGCTTTTGTAGCGTTTTGATTCGTGACCGGGTCTTCGCCACGCAGTTTCACCCTGAAAAGAGTGGGCGTGCCGGGTTGCAGATGTTGGTGAACTTTGTGAATTGGGATGGGGACGCATGA
- the hisA gene encoding 1-(5-phosphoribosyl)-5-[(5-phosphoribosylamino)methylideneamino]imidazole-4-carboxamide isomerase, translating into MLLIPAIDIKNGECVRLRQGRMDDVTVFDADPVKMAQKWLDAGAQRLHVVDLDGAAKGEPVNLSALSKICEAAGDIPVQVGGGIREEDDVEALLDAGASYVIIGTRAVTAPHFVGDICVEFPGRVIVGLDAKDGKVATEGWSKLSQHDVVDLAQHFEQDGVEAIVFTDIAKDGMMEGINMEATRELAQSIAIPVILSGGVSRIEDIDTLMQLKDDGVMGAIIGRALYEGALDLEQCQKRLQESAG; encoded by the coding sequence ATGCTGTTGATTCCAGCGATTGATATCAAGAACGGTGAATGTGTACGCCTGCGACAAGGGCGTATGGACGATGTCACAGTCTTCGACGCCGACCCGGTCAAAATGGCCCAGAAGTGGTTGGATGCGGGCGCGCAGCGTCTGCATGTAGTGGACTTGGACGGTGCTGCAAAAGGCGAGCCTGTGAATTTGTCGGCGCTGAGCAAAATCTGCGAAGCCGCTGGCGATATTCCGGTTCAGGTTGGCGGTGGCATTCGCGAAGAGGATGACGTGGAAGCGCTGCTGGATGCTGGCGCCAGTTACGTGATTATTGGGACCCGTGCCGTGACCGCCCCACATTTTGTGGGCGACATTTGTGTGGAGTTTCCTGGCCGGGTCATCGTTGGGCTCGATGCCAAAGACGGCAAGGTCGCCACCGAGGGCTGGTCTAAGCTCAGCCAGCACGACGTTGTCGATCTTGCCCAACATTTCGAGCAGGATGGGGTTGAGGCCATTGTGTTCACCGACATCGCCAAAGACGGGATGATGGAGGGGATCAACATGGAAGCCACCCGTGAACTGGCGCAGAGCATCGCCATTCCGGTGATCCTGTCGGGCGGCGTGAGCCGTATCGAAGATATCGATACGCTGATGCAGCTCAAAGATGATGGCGTCATGGGGGCCATCATTGGTCGTGCGCTCTATGAGGGGGCATTGGACCTGGAGCAATGTCAGAAGCGCTTGCAGGAGTCGGCCGGATGA
- the hisF gene encoding imidazole glycerol phosphate synthase subunit HisF, whose amino-acid sequence MSLARRIIPCLDINRGRVVKGVKFEDIRDAGDPVEIARRYDAEGADELVFLDITASSERRETLYPVVEQVASEISIPLTVGGGVRTPNDVRRLLRSGADKVSINTAAVENPEVVREASDLYGKQCIVVAIDAKRVNRRKEAPRWHVFTHGGRKDAGLDAVEWAQRMVEEGAGELLLTSMDRDGTRSGFDLELTRAISDAVTVPIIASGGVGRLEDLEDGLAVGKADAVLAASIFHFREYSVHDAKAYLQGRGIEVRL is encoded by the coding sequence ATGAGTCTGGCTCGGCGCATCATTCCCTGCCTGGACATTAACCGTGGCCGGGTCGTTAAAGGGGTGAAGTTCGAAGACATTCGCGACGCCGGTGATCCTGTTGAAATTGCTCGCCGCTATGACGCTGAAGGCGCGGATGAGCTGGTATTCCTGGACATCACCGCAAGTTCTGAGCGGCGTGAAACTCTCTACCCCGTGGTGGAGCAGGTTGCCTCTGAGATCAGCATCCCGCTCACCGTCGGTGGCGGCGTGCGTACACCGAACGATGTCCGTCGTTTGCTGCGTAGCGGAGCCGACAAGGTCTCCATCAACACAGCCGCAGTGGAAAACCCCGAAGTGGTGCGTGAAGCCTCGGATCTCTATGGCAAGCAATGCATCGTGGTTGCGATAGACGCCAAACGTGTGAACCGGCGTAAGGAAGCGCCTCGCTGGCATGTCTTCACCCACGGCGGGCGTAAAGACGCGGGCTTGGATGCGGTGGAATGGGCGCAGCGCATGGTAGAAGAGGGGGCCGGCGAACTGCTTTTGACCAGCATGGACCGTGATGGGACGCGCAGCGGCTTCGATCTAGAACTCACGCGGGCGATTAGCGATGCCGTGACCGTGCCCATTATTGCCTCGGGCGGCGTAGGACGCCTGGAAGACCTTGAGGATGGGCTTGCGGTGGGCAAGGCCGATGCCGTGTTAGCTGCGTCCATCTTCCATTTTCGCGAATACAGCGTGCACGACGCTAAGGCCTATTTGCAGGGGCGTGGTATTGAGGTGCGTCTGTGA
- a CDS encoding bifunctional phosphoribosyl-AMP cyclohydrolase/phosphoribosyl-ATP diphosphatase HisIE, with protein MSEALTEAVRWNEQGLVSAIVQHARTGVVLMQAWMNREALEQTQQTQRATFWSRSRQSLWVKGETSGNTLQVRELFLDCDGDSLLVLADPAGPACHTGARDCFYRRVNEQGLLVEDRMAAPTELARLEQTVSSRRGQPADSSYVASLLSKGREKILQKVGEEAVETILAASAGDRDRVISEAADLLFHLIVAFEEQTIALDDVQAELARRAGVSGLVEKAARKEN; from the coding sequence GTGAGTGAAGCCCTCACCGAAGCCGTGCGTTGGAATGAGCAAGGTTTGGTGAGCGCCATTGTGCAGCACGCGCGCACCGGCGTTGTGCTGATGCAGGCCTGGATGAATCGCGAAGCCTTGGAGCAAACCCAGCAAACTCAGCGGGCGACCTTTTGGTCCCGCTCGCGGCAAAGCTTGTGGGTCAAGGGCGAAACCTCCGGGAATACCTTGCAGGTCCGTGAATTATTTCTCGACTGTGACGGTGATAGTTTGCTGGTATTGGCCGATCCCGCAGGGCCGGCGTGTCATACCGGGGCCCGAGATTGTTTTTACCGCCGAGTGAACGAGCAGGGACTTTTGGTTGAGGACCGTATGGCAGCTCCAACGGAGCTGGCGCGACTGGAGCAGACGGTGTCTTCCCGGCGCGGTCAGCCTGCCGACAGCAGCTATGTGGCCAGTTTGCTGAGCAAGGGGCGGGAGAAAATCCTGCAAAAAGTGGGCGAAGAGGCGGTGGAAACCATCTTGGCGGCCAGCGCCGGCGACCGGGATCGAGTGATTTCTGAAGCCGCTGATCTGCTATTTCACCTAATCGTCGCATTCGAGGAGCAAACTATTGCTTTGGACGACGTCCAGGCCGAGCTGGCCCGGCGTGCTGGAGTATCTGGGCTGGTTGAAAAAGCGGCTCGCAAGGAGAACTGA
- the tatA gene encoding twin-arginine translocase TatA/TatE family subunit — translation MGLSGISVWQLLIVLAIVVLLFGTKKLRTLGGDLGSAVKSFKGAMKDGEDGKSEDTLQADSDADAQPESLREDAAESSQSAETKTKDRV, via the coding sequence ATGGGACTCAGTGGAATAAGTGTGTGGCAGCTGCTGATCGTGTTGGCGATTGTGGTGCTGCTGTTTGGAACCAAAAAGCTGCGCACCTTGGGTGGTGATTTGGGCTCGGCCGTCAAGAGCTTCAAGGGCGCCATGAAAGACGGCGAGGACGGCAAGTCTGAAGACACTCTGCAGGCCGACAGCGACGCTGATGCACAGCCAGAGTCTTTGCGCGAAGATGCGGCTGAGTCCAGCCAAAGTGCGGAAACCAAGACCAAAGATCGGGTCTGA
- the tatB gene encoding Sec-independent protein translocase protein TatB translates to MFDIGFAELLLLFLLALLVLGPERLPKAARTMGYWMGRARSYMRQMTTELEREVQQAEIREQIEKTRQALNAQVKLDGDESTKPSGQEPKT, encoded by the coding sequence ATGTTTGATATCGGCTTTGCCGAATTACTGCTGCTATTCCTCCTGGCCCTGTTGGTCTTAGGACCGGAGCGCCTGCCCAAGGCGGCGCGCACCATGGGCTATTGGATGGGGCGGGCGCGCAGTTATATGCGTCAGATGACCACGGAGCTTGAGCGCGAAGTGCAACAGGCCGAAATCCGTGAGCAAATTGAAAAGACCCGGCAGGCCCTGAATGCCCAAGTCAAACTAGATGGCGATGAGTCCACAAAACCCTCCGGGCAAGAACCAAAAACCTGA
- the tatC gene encoding twin-arginine translocase subunit TatC translates to MSPQNPPGKNQKPEPAAEQPLIEHLLELRNRLLRVVLGVIVCLVPLLPFAQEIFGVLADPLLAVMPEGTSLIATQVASPFLTPFKLALLLSLVVSMPWTLWQIWAFVAPGLYAHERRFAVPLLASSTLLFYLGMAFAYFVVFPLIFGFFVSVAPEGVAVMTDIGSYLDFVIMLFLAFGAAFEVPVAIVLMVRTGITTPGALREKRPYILVAAFTVGMLLTPPDVISQTLLALPVYVLYEFGIIAARWMVPGSAEVDAQRKAGKLG, encoded by the coding sequence ATGAGTCCACAAAACCCTCCGGGCAAGAACCAAAAACCTGAGCCGGCGGCTGAGCAGCCGCTGATTGAACATCTGCTGGAGCTGCGTAATCGGCTGCTGCGGGTGGTTTTGGGCGTGATCGTCTGCTTGGTGCCTCTGCTGCCTTTTGCCCAGGAGATATTTGGCGTTCTGGCTGACCCTTTATTGGCCGTTATGCCAGAGGGCACTAGCCTCATTGCCACGCAAGTCGCGTCGCCTTTCCTCACCCCCTTCAAACTGGCCTTGCTGCTGAGTTTGGTCGTGTCTATGCCCTGGACCCTATGGCAGATCTGGGCCTTTGTGGCTCCTGGCTTATACGCGCACGAGCGACGTTTTGCGGTTCCCTTGCTGGCGTCGAGCACCTTGCTGTTCTACCTGGGGATGGCTTTTGCCTACTTTGTGGTATTCCCACTGATTTTCGGCTTCTTCGTCTCGGTGGCCCCTGAAGGAGTCGCGGTGATGACAGATATTGGGAGTTATCTGGATTTCGTCATCATGTTGTTTTTAGCCTTTGGCGCGGCCTTCGAGGTGCCGGTGGCCATTGTGCTCATGGTGCGTACCGGTATCACCACGCCTGGCGCCTTGCGCGAGAAGCGTCCCTACATCCTCGTAGCCGCCTTCACCGTCGGCATGCTGCTCACTCCACCCGATGTGATCTCGCAAACGCTGCTGGCGTTGCCGGTGTATGTGCTCTACGAATTCGGCATTATTGCGGCGCGTTGGATGGTGCCGGGCTCGGCCGAGGTCGATGCCCAGCGCAAAGCGGGCAAGCTGGGCTAG
- the aroE gene encoding shikimate dehydrogenase translates to MSYRCGLIGDPVAHSLSPDIHQHFAQALGLQMDYRKIHTPAAELSSTIEQFFADGGHGLNVTLPHKQAVMALCDTVDEAAKRAESVNTLCQEPRGLRGLSTDGPGLVADLQRLGAPLKGARIALIGAGGAARAVVEPLLAAAPAELVWSHRNPVKLEQPGEIFGELGPLRLCANLALKGDQFDLVIHATAAGHQGLAPMLPKHLFAADAWAYDLSYGEPAQPFLAWAQSQGASRCVEGYGMLVEQAALSFAQWTGQTPPTQGLHRD, encoded by the coding sequence ATGAGCTATCGCTGCGGACTGATTGGCGATCCTGTTGCCCATTCCCTGTCACCCGACATCCATCAGCATTTTGCACAGGCCCTAGGCCTGCAGATGGATTACCGCAAGATTCACACGCCTGCAGCGGAGCTAAGTAGCACCATCGAACAGTTCTTTGCCGATGGTGGGCACGGTTTAAATGTGACCTTGCCGCATAAACAGGCTGTGATGGCCTTGTGCGACACGGTCGATGAGGCCGCCAAGCGCGCTGAATCGGTGAATACGCTGTGCCAGGAACCGCGTGGCCTGCGCGGCCTGAGCACCGATGGCCCCGGCTTGGTCGCGGACTTGCAGCGGCTCGGAGCCCCCTTAAAGGGAGCACGCATCGCGCTGATTGGCGCCGGCGGGGCAGCCAGAGCCGTGGTGGAACCTCTGCTGGCCGCAGCGCCGGCAGAGCTGGTCTGGAGCCATCGCAACCCGGTGAAGCTGGAGCAGCCCGGTGAGATATTCGGCGAACTTGGGCCCTTGCGCCTCTGCGCCAACCTCGCTCTCAAGGGCGATCAGTTTGATCTGGTGATTCACGCCACGGCTGCGGGCCATCAGGGCCTTGCCCCCATGCTTCCCAAACATCTGTTTGCTGCGGACGCCTGGGCCTATGACCTCAGTTACGGGGAGCCTGCACAGCCCTTCTTGGCGTGGGCGCAGTCTCAGGGCGCAAGCCGCTGCGTAGAAGGCTATGGGATGTTGGTGGAGCAAGCCGCCCTGTCCTTTGCTCAATGGACCGGGCAAACCCCGCCCACGCAAGGCTTGCATCGCGACTAG
- the hemB gene encoding porphobilinogen synthase, with protein sequence MTEAASYPHLRLRRWRASAGRRALVREHSLQAADLIWPVFITAQEGRVAVPTLPGVERLGPEALLEVAGRAVELGIPAIVLFPVIDTHLKTEDAGEAVNAEGLVPRSVRALKAAYPELLVITDVALDPYTSHGQDGLIDEQGYVLNDQTVSLLSRQALVHARAGADIVAPSDMMDGRVRRIREVLERDRLHNTLIMSYAAKYASGFYGPFRDAVGSAANLAGGDKYSYQMDPANGDEALREVALDLAEGADAVMVKPGMPYLDIVRRVKTEFAVPTFVYQVSGEYGMLKAAAEAGMLDERAAVLESLMAMKRAGADGILTYFAPQVAQWIREDLA encoded by the coding sequence ATGACCGAAGCCGCCTCCTACCCACATCTTCGTCTACGGCGCTGGCGCGCCTCTGCGGGCCGCCGAGCGCTTGTGCGTGAGCACAGCTTGCAGGCTGCAGATTTGATTTGGCCAGTATTCATAACCGCGCAAGAAGGCCGCGTCGCGGTTCCCACACTCCCCGGCGTGGAACGACTGGGCCCTGAGGCCCTGCTGGAAGTGGCCGGGCGCGCCGTGGAGCTGGGGATACCCGCCATCGTGTTATTCCCAGTGATTGACACCCATTTGAAAACGGAAGACGCTGGCGAAGCGGTGAATGCTGAGGGCCTGGTACCCCGCAGTGTGCGAGCCCTGAAGGCGGCTTATCCAGAGCTGTTGGTGATCACCGACGTCGCCCTGGACCCCTACACCAGCCATGGCCAGGACGGTTTAATTGACGAGCAAGGTTATGTGCTGAACGACCAAACTGTGAGCTTGCTCTCACGCCAGGCTTTGGTGCACGCCCGGGCCGGCGCGGATATCGTGGCCCCTTCCGACATGATGGATGGGCGGGTGCGACGTATTCGCGAGGTGCTAGAGCGCGACCGCCTGCATAACACCCTGATCATGTCCTATGCAGCCAAGTATGCCTCCGGTTTTTATGGGCCCTTCCGCGATGCGGTGGGCAGCGCGGCGAATTTGGCGGGTGGCGACAAATATAGCTATCAGATGGATCCTGCCAATGGCGATGAAGCCTTGCGCGAAGTGGCGCTAGATTTAGCGGAGGGTGCCGACGCCGTGATGGTCAAGCCAGGCATGCCCTACCTAGATATTGTGCGCCGGGTGAAAACGGAGTTTGCCGTTCCCACCTTCGTTTACCAAGTTAGCGGGGAGTACGGCATGCTTAAAGCAGCGGCAGAGGCCGGCATGCTCGATGAGCGCGCCGCTGTGCTGGAAAGCCTCATGGCCATGAAACGTGCCGGTGCTGACGGCATCCTGACCTACTTCGCCCCTCAGGTAGCCCAATGGATTCGCGAGGACCTCGCATGA
- the arsS gene encoding arsenosugar biosynthesis radical SAM protein ArsS (Some members of this family are selenoproteins.) has product MRDTLPHLQPSSFPAITRRTLHTLQMNLGYLCNQACLHCHVNASPKRKELMDWETMQAALALLDHHLVRQLDLTGGAPEMNPHFRDLIRAAREYEVHCIDRCNLTIFEEPGYAWVAEFLAEQQVEVVASLPCYLEDNVDAQRGSGVFRASLAGLRRLNDMGYGQEGSGLTLTLVYNPQGPSLPPPQAALEADYKAHLQSQYGIVFSQLFALTNMPIQRFGSTLLSRGEFDAYLALLRDSYRPENLEGVMCRDMLSVDWQGYVYDCDFNQMLGLELGAARGRRWHLQDLQQAELAGQPITTAEHCYGCTAGQGSSCGGALK; this is encoded by the coding sequence ATGCGCGATACTTTGCCGCACCTGCAACCCAGCAGCTTTCCTGCCATTACGCGCCGGACGCTGCATACCTTGCAGATGAATTTGGGCTATCTGTGCAATCAGGCCTGCTTGCATTGCCACGTGAACGCCAGCCCCAAGCGCAAGGAGTTGATGGACTGGGAGACCATGCAAGCCGCATTAGCTCTTCTTGACCATCATCTGGTACGGCAATTAGACCTGACCGGCGGTGCGCCGGAAATGAACCCGCACTTTCGCGACCTGATTCGGGCGGCTCGCGAGTACGAGGTGCATTGCATCGACCGCTGTAATCTCACCATTTTCGAAGAGCCAGGCTATGCCTGGGTGGCTGAATTTCTGGCCGAGCAGCAAGTGGAGGTGGTGGCCTCGCTGCCGTGTTATCTCGAAGATAATGTGGATGCTCAGCGTGGCAGTGGTGTTTTTCGAGCCTCACTGGCCGGGCTCCGCCGTCTCAACGATATGGGCTATGGCCAGGAGGGCTCCGGGCTGACGCTCACATTGGTATACAACCCGCAGGGACCCAGTTTGCCGCCGCCGCAGGCCGCTTTAGAGGCCGACTACAAAGCTCACTTGCAGAGTCAATATGGCATCGTGTTCAGCCAGTTATTTGCACTCACTAATATGCCGATCCAGCGCTTTGGCTCCACCTTGTTATCCCGCGGAGAGTTCGATGCTTATCTGGCATTGCTACGCGATAGTTATCGCCCGGAAAACCTGGAGGGGGTGATGTGCCGGGACATGCTCAGTGTGGACTGGCAGGGCTATGTGTATGACTGCGACTTTAATCAAATGCTGGGCCTGGAGCTGGGGGCAGCGCGTGGCCGGCGTTGGCATCTGCAGGATCTGCAGCAGGCAGAACTGGCTGGCCAACCCATTACCACAGCAGAGCATTGCTATGGCTGTACCGCGGGGCAGGGCTCCAGTTGTGGTGGCGCGCTGAAGTAG
- a CDS encoding MBL fold metallo-hydrolase, producing the protein MMKLVRALLSLTLLLMAAILVLWHWPSSKSHYADALLQPQSPRSATGLTMAWGGVSSLLLTDGQTTLAIDPFYSRPEGLVKLALNQAMQPDPEAIAAGLARAGMTDVDAVLVSHAHYDHSMDAGVMAQRYAAKLYGGPSVMRIGEGAGLAAEQQIRVRPEQTYAVGDFRLRFIPSAHAGATGGYPSGDIEQPLVPPQGYAAYKLGQVWSILIEHPHGTILHHGSAGFIPGRLAAAAINADVLLLGVALVEDWTSYLREVVDASGAHTLIPLHWDNFLEPFGPQVRPMPLVVDLPQFFQVMRQQRPQLRIATLPAGDPVLVPIASPHD; encoded by the coding sequence ATGATGAAGCTTGTGCGTGCTCTGCTGAGCCTGACGCTGCTGCTCATGGCGGCCATCTTGGTCCTATGGCACTGGCCGAGCAGTAAAAGTCACTACGCCGACGCGCTGCTCCAGCCTCAGTCCCCCCGCTCTGCAACGGGTCTGACGATGGCCTGGGGCGGCGTCTCATCCCTGCTCCTCACCGACGGCCAGACGACCCTGGCCATAGACCCGTTTTACAGCCGCCCTGAGGGCCTGGTGAAGCTGGCTCTGAACCAAGCCATGCAGCCGGATCCCGAGGCCATCGCAGCGGGGTTGGCGCGCGCGGGTATGACCGATGTGGATGCGGTATTGGTCTCGCATGCCCATTACGATCACTCTATGGACGCGGGAGTTATGGCCCAGCGCTACGCCGCAAAGCTCTATGGCGGGCCTTCCGTGATGCGCATAGGCGAGGGCGCAGGCCTGGCTGCGGAGCAGCAGATTCGCGTGCGGCCGGAGCAGACCTACGCCGTCGGCGATTTTCGGCTGCGTTTCATCCCCAGCGCTCACGCCGGGGCTACGGGAGGTTACCCCAGCGGCGACATCGAGCAGCCTCTGGTCCCCCCACAAGGCTATGCCGCCTACAAGCTGGGACAAGTGTGGAGCATTCTCATTGAACACCCGCATGGAACGATCCTGCACCATGGCAGTGCTGGCTTTATCCCCGGCCGTTTGGCGGCAGCGGCCATCAACGCTGATGTGCTTTTGCTTGGGGTCGCACTCGTCGAGGACTGGACCAGCTACCTGCGTGAAGTGGTCGACGCCAGCGGCGCTCACACGCTGATCCCCTTGCACTGGGATAACTTCCTGGAACCCTTCGGACCGCAGGTGCGCCCCATGCCCCTGGTCGTAGACCTGCCGCAGTTTTTCCAAGTGATGCGACAGCAAAGGCCGCAGCTGCGCATTGCTACCCTGCCGGCAGGTGACCCCGTCCTCGTTCCCATCGCATCCCCGCATGACTAG
- a CDS encoding sodium-dependent bicarbonate transport family permease, whose amino-acid sequence MTSVFLTNLTSPPLLCFFLGLFAALARSDLDIPNPVARAVSLYLLFAIGFKGGVALSGSGLSSEVLVALGAALMLAAVVPVYVFFIVRRFVSSENAAAIAATYGSISAVTFVTATNYLDSLSVPWGGYFVAAMALMEAPAIAVGLYLYRRANAASRPAQSPEQLSAGGILHEALLNGSVVLILGALVIGWLSGEDGMAQLKPFVKAPFVGMLCIFLLDMGLVAARRLKDVLQPVKGARPLSPALLVVFAIGLALINGSVALTVATLAGLPEGDALLLTILGASASYIAVPAAMRLALPAANPGMYLTMALAITFPFNILVGIPLFHHAIRLVSGAVS is encoded by the coding sequence ATGACCAGTGTTTTTCTGACCAACCTCACATCGCCTCCGCTGTTGTGCTTTTTTCTCGGCCTCTTCGCGGCTTTGGCGCGCTCCGATTTAGACATTCCCAACCCCGTTGCCAGAGCTGTCTCCTTGTATTTGCTCTTTGCGATTGGCTTCAAAGGTGGCGTTGCCCTCTCCGGCAGCGGGTTGTCTAGCGAGGTATTGGTGGCGCTGGGCGCGGCATTGATGCTTGCCGCCGTTGTACCCGTTTATGTGTTCTTTATCGTCCGCCGTTTCGTCTCCAGCGAGAATGCCGCAGCGATTGCTGCCACCTATGGGTCCATCAGTGCAGTGACCTTCGTGACCGCGACCAACTACCTTGACAGTCTGTCGGTGCCATGGGGAGGCTACTTCGTTGCCGCGATGGCGCTGATGGAGGCTCCGGCAATTGCTGTGGGGTTGTATCTCTACCGGCGTGCCAATGCCGCTAGTCGGCCTGCGCAAAGTCCTGAGCAGTTGTCGGCTGGAGGCATCTTGCATGAGGCCCTGCTCAACGGATCAGTCGTGCTGATTCTGGGGGCCTTAGTCATCGGCTGGCTGAGTGGCGAGGACGGCATGGCGCAGCTCAAGCCTTTCGTCAAAGCGCCATTTGTGGGGATGCTGTGCATCTTTTTGTTGGATATGGGCTTGGTCGCGGCGCGGCGCCTGAAAGATGTGCTGCAGCCTGTCAAAGGTGCGCGACCGTTGTCACCGGCGCTCCTGGTTGTCTTTGCCATTGGACTGGCGCTTATCAACGGTAGTGTGGCCTTGACTGTGGCTACACTGGCTGGTTTGCCAGAAGGGGATGCCCTGTTACTGACTATTCTTGGGGCAAGTGCATCCTATATTGCGGTACCGGCAGCTATGCGGCTTGCTCTACCCGCAGCCAATCCGGGGATGTATCTCACGATGGCTCTTGCGATTACCTTCCCCTTTAATATTCTGGTCGGCATTCCGTTATTTCATCATGCGATCCGCTTAGTTTCGGGCGCCGTGAGTTAG